From the genome of Canis aureus isolate CA01 chromosome 29, VMU_Caureus_v.1.0, whole genome shotgun sequence:
ATTCAGTGACCGTGAATCCATCCCCTCTACCAGCAGGAACCTACTGCTACCAGGGCACCCAGAGATCCTAAGCAGGCCCTCCTGAATTGCTTCCTGGAGCACAGGCTGCACAGCAGGAAGGCTCTGGAGAGCTGGAGACCTCTGCGACACATGCTGACTTtgcagtcaacaaagctaaatgATGGAAAGTAAACCAGTGCTGTAGTTGTAGTAGTTAAGAGTACTGGACTGAGAGGAAGGCCAAGTTCTAGTTTCCTCCTGCAGACAATGGCCAGGGATGGGAGACACTGGAGGGCAGCAGCAATGGGTCCCTGCTAGCTCTAAGAGTTCTCTTAACTACACAAGCCACTCAGGCTGGACTTTTTGCTTAACTCATCAGCAGCCACTGCTATGAAGACAGGTATCCCAGCGGGGAACACGGAGATCGTAAATGGCAGGTAATTCCCAAAGACTCTAAAATAAGGACAAGATTGTGTCTCATGCCTTTGGGCATCCCAACCCTCCTCGGAGGAGGCAAGCCTATGCTGGCAGAACTTCCTCACAGGCTGGGACCAGAGATGCCCCGCCTTGGGCCAGCACCAAATCAGCCTCCCCTCCATCATCTTCTcaacttccttcctcttcccgATTTCACTTGATCCTCAAGATGGCCCCATGGAGAATGTAAGGCAGAGGCGGTCCTCCTCacctcacagatgaggaaacaaacacTCAGGGTGCAGGGACATGTTATGAAGTTGGAAACACACAACTGAAATCTTCTGAATCCAAGCTAGTACACTTCCCACTGCCAGGCACTGCCTCTCCAGGGGAAGGGGTGAGTGCTTGTAAGGAGACACGAATGGGGCAGATCTCCCACTCATGGCTCCATTATAGTACTAATCACAGAGCtgccatatgccaggcactctgctggtTGCTCCCCTCTACCCTTGCCTCCGTAGGTCTTCACTAACATCCACTAAATACATCGTCTTCACCTCATTCTACACATGAAGAAATTAAGGTTCAAAGCTCAACAGACATATGTCCAAGGACATACACAACTAGCAAGTGGCCAGAATTTACCTCCATTCAGTCTGAAGCAAAGCCTGGACTCTCCCTGCCTTACTACATTGCCTTTGTGTGTCCCTGTTCTCCACATGGACAGGGACTGAGACTACTTCGTGTGTATGCCTGGCCCACAGCAGGTTCTAGTTAAACGTTGGTTCCTGGAATGATTACTCCCGAAACCAAagcattaaaaggaatgaagaaggCTATTTCATACAGATAGAAATTATAATCCAACCAGAACATATAATGGTCATGAAACTTTATGCTCCTAACAACATAGCTTCAGAGTAAATAGAGCAAAAgtgattccaaaaaaaaaaaaaaaaaggaaaaattgtaaaCCCACAAAATAGATGTTATATACTTCAAtcagaaatgaatagaatagggatccctgggtggcgcagcaggttagcgcctgcctttggcccagggtgcgatcctggagacccgggatcgaatcccacatcaggctctagttgcatggagcctgcttctccctctgcctgtgtctctgcccctctctctctcactctctctctctctctgtgactatcattaataaataaaaaaaaaaaagaaagaaaagaaatgaatagaataggggtgcatggctggctcaggcagtagaacatgtgactcttgattgtggggttgtgagttccagccccacaatGTGTATAGGAATTactttttgaaagaaaggaagaaaagaaacaagtagaATAAGTAAATCAGCAGTTCTTAAACTTTCTGGTCTTAGGAACCCTTTACACctttaaaaattaggtttttaggggatccctgggtggcgcagcggtttggcgcctgcctttggcccagggcgtgatcctggagacccgggatcgaatcccacatcgggctcccggtgcatggagcctgcttctccttctgcctgtgtctctgcctctctgtctctctctgtgtgactatcatgaataaataaataaaatcttaaaaaaaaaaaaaattaggtttttaGATTAAAGACCTTTTGTTTATATGTATACCTACTCCTATTTaccatgtttaaaattttattaataagcaaaatttaattaattcatttatttatttatttatttatttatttattttttatttatttatgatagtcacagagagagagagaggcgtagagacacaggcagagggagaagcaggctccatgcaccgggagcccgatgtgggattcgatcccgggtctccaggatcacgccctgggccaaaggcaggcgccaaacctctgcgccacccagggatccccctaattaattcatttaaagcaacaaaaataaacccattatATGTTAAGATAAATAAcaaattctgtgaaaaataattatattttacaaagcaaaaaaaaaaaatagtgaaaaaagtggcacttgtcttcatttttgcaaatctcaCATCTGGCTTAATAGACAGATTTCCATACTTCCTTCTGCACTCAATCTGTTGTTACATGTtgttttatatgaagaaaatttgGCCTCAACAGAAATGTAGCtgcaaatgagaatattttaacaGCCTTTTGAGACATTTtagatattcttctttgatactaTCAAAAAAAATTGCCATATGACCATTCCTTAAATGCTAGTTGTACTTTAGAACCTGAATCCATACCAATAAACTTTTCTTACTGTTACCTTAAGATCCAATGGTCTATCTTGGACTTAGAGTGAATCTTTGAACTGGATACAGTTTTGACCTTGTAGACTCCCTGAAAAGGACTTGAGAACCCTCAGGAGAGCACACTTGGGGAATCACTAAAGTAGGCcataaaaaggcaggaaaatataAGATTGTATAACATAATTAGCAAGGTTGATCTAAGAGGTACCTATATAGGACAAACACATACAACAAAGCACAAATAcacattgttgttgttgttatttttaacaaatggtccCTTCCATCAGCTAGGGGAAATGTGCACCTGGATAGACTGCAGAGGTTCCAAGATGGACAGATGCCCAGCATGCCAGGTGTTCCACACAGCTGCCTAGGCCCTGGAACGGCCTCATCAGGAAGCGGCAGCACATGTGTGCACCCTCCTCCCTGCCGGGGCCACAGAGCTAATGTAACCCACTGACCTGGCCGCAGGCGGAGATCTTCTGTGCCCCATGGCACAgcccccacctgggcttcattcCTGTGAAGGCCTTTCCTCCTTAATCTCATCCTGTCAGGGAGCCTCGGGGGTCCACAAGGCAGAGTTGTCAGGTAAAAACtgcccatcctccccttccaGGGGAGTTTCAGCCTGGCGCCTCTGCCCTTAGGAGTGGCAGGTACAGACTCACCTGGCTCTTAGACAGTTCTACATAACCAGCAACAGGAACAATGCCTCCTGTTGTCCAGGCCGGGCACTGGGACGCCAAGGCCAGCTGGGCTAACCAGCTGCCTCGGGAGCCAGCACCCTGCACTTCACCTGGGGAGCGCCATCGCCGCCTGCCTGTGCACAAGACCACACCTCCCCTGCAGCACAGAAGCCCTGCCAAGCCTGCAGCAGAGTAAGGGTAAGCTGGAGCACAGGGAACAGAACTACTGCTCGGAGTCCCAAACCACAGCCAGGGCCAAGGTACCCAAGAGACCTCTCAGAACACACATCACATTTTTACCCTGAAGTCATACATCCCTTAGACATCTTACATTCCTAGGTGCTATTATGTGTGGCACTATGCAGGGGGCTTTCTTTTCATGCAGCATTTTGTTTGCCTCTCACAATAACTGTTGAGAACGttccattttacaaacaagaaaatggatggtcagaatggctaaatacTTGCCCAACATCACTTAGACTTCAACTTGGCTTTGTCCACAAAGCTCAGGCTCTTGCACCATTACTACATTCCACTGCCTGGTCCCACAGGGAGTGGTCCTTTACCTTCTGGCAGGTCATCCCTAGAACCCCTTCAAGCTCTTtcgccccacgtggggctctgtcTGCTAAATGTCCTCTGTTTCCTCTGCCCTGCCTTTGGTCTTTTTCTCACACCAGATCGAATTGGAGCAGAGACTATGTCTTCTGCATTTCGGGATCCTTATATGTGACATGTATACTACACCTCAAGCCTTGTACAGAGTAGGTGCTTCATGTGTGTCTGCAGAATATTAAGAAGAGTGGAGCCTCACCTCTCTCTACTACCACTGCAAGGACAGATCCATGAAGAGACAGGAGACTTGGAAACATTCAGGATGGTAGGGGATAGGAAGTAtaagggcagaagcagaggggggCAAGTGCAGATCCAGCCCCTGGAGTGCCGCAAGACACCTCCCCAGGGGACCTCCCCACCAAGGACTGAGGAGGTCAGGTCTCAGGTCAGGCTCTCAAGAAGAAGCTCTCCAACCCTCAAGCATTTCTCCAAAGCTCCTCCCACAGGAAAGCCAATGGAAGGCAGggttcaggcagaaggaaaagatcCCAATCATGGGGTTCTTGAAGGCCTCCTCCCTGATGCCTCCCTGTACATCatcagtttcttcctcttcctcagcctTTCCTGTCCTGGGTTGGAATTTATCTTAGGGCAGAGTAGTTAAGCCCTGGCCTTTGAAACTcaaacctggattcaaatcctggctccctCACCTATTAGCTATGTGATTGAAGTCCCCCAAAGCCAGCAAGCCTGTAGACTCTGAATCCAGACCTCCTGATTGTACCTTGTTTCTGACTCTGGAACCAGACCACCAGGGGTCAAGTCCTGGCCCCTATCCTCACTTAACTCCTCTCTTTGCCTGGGTACCTTTATCTGTAAAGTGAAGATAATAACAGTACCCATTCGCCTTATTACAGCAATACTGTGAGAATGCCGACATACAGTTAGAACGCCTGGGTACAGTTAGTACCCAAGAAGTATTAGCTATCAATAGAGATAGAAGGCGATAAGGCAGTGAGGTGCCGTGCAGTGtccacaggcactcggagctccCTGAACGCAGTTATGATTACCTTGGCCCCACTAGGCTAGGGTgtccctggaggtggggggggggttcctgGGTCAGATCCATCTCTGATTCCCGGCAGCCAACACCGTGCCGGAACCAGGCAGGAGCTCAAACACAGGCTTGAAGACGGACGGCCGGAGCCCTGCCCTCCCGGAGCAGGCGGGTGTGGGCCGCCAGGGGAAGGGAGAGCCGAGGTGTCAGGGAAGAGAAAGCAGAGCGGAGGGGAAAGGCCGAGACGACAGATAAGCAAGTGGAGTGAGCGAGAAAAGGAACAGGGGAGGCTGTGGCGGAGGGAGATAAGGAGAAGGACGGCGAACGCGGTCGGCGGGGAACGCCCCGGGAGGCGAGCGAGCCCCGCGCCGAGGCAGGGGAGTGggtgcgcggggcggggcgcgcgcgaGGCGGCGGGAGGGGCCGAGGGGCTCCACCTCGCCTCCGCGCCTGGGCCGGGGGCCGGCGGCCGGAGATTGGCTGGGGCGCGCGGCGAGGCCGGAGCCCCGGGGTGGGAGGTGCCAGGATCGGTCGGCGCGCCGGGAGCCGAGCGAAGGCTGCGGGCACTCGGGCcacggcggcggcggggcggctgCGCGGGCGCGGGGCCGCTGGAGACGCCGCGTGCCAtgcgggggccggcggggggcgcgcgggcggcCGCGCTGGCGCTGCTGCTGGGGGCGCTGCACGGGGCGCCGGCGGGCGCCGAGGAGTACGACTACTACGGCTGGCAGGCGGAGCCGCTGCACGGGCGCTCGTACTCCAAGCCGCCGCAGTGCCTCGACATCCCCGCCGACCTGCCGCTCTGCCACACCGTGGGCTACAAGCGCATGCGGCTGCCCAACCTGCTGGAGCACGAGAGCCTGGCCGAGGTGAAGCAGCAGGCGAGCAGCTGGCTGCCGCTGCTGGCCAAGCGCTGCCACTCGGACACGCAGGTCTTCCTCTGCTCGCTCTTCGCGCCCGTCTGCCTCGACCGGCCCATCTACCCGTGCCGCTCGCTGTGCGAGGCCGTGCGCGCCGGCTGCGCGCCGCTCATGGAGGCCTACGGCTTCCCCTGGCCCGAGATGCTGCACTGCCACAAGTTCCCCCTGGACAACGACCTCTGCATCGCCATGCAGTTCGGACACCTGCCTGCCACCGCGCCTCCAGgtagcgccgccgccgccgccagcccccGGGCGCCCGCGGGAGCTGGGCCCTTAGCACTGCTCTGCGGGGCCCCGCGGAGGCGCCAcccgctcacacacacacacacacacacacacacacgcacacacacgcctTTACCCAGCCCTGCATGCATGCCCGGGAATTGcaccccccgctgcccccctgccagcctccccacAAACTCCCAGAGTAGGGCCTTCTCGCAGCTCTGGACAAGCTCACTGGTTCTACGCATTCCAGCTTCGTTCCCAATGATGCCCCTCGCGCCCCTCGCAGCGCTGACCTTCCCAAGACGCTGGAATCCCTGGGTAACCCCAatgctgtcccctccccccattctgAGGCATCCTCATAAATGTCTTATGGCCTCTCTCAGCCCAAGAATGCCCAGGCCCAGTCACCTCCACCACAGCTCTGGACCCCAGGGCACCAAAACAAGCATCACCACCACCCCACGTTGACAACctgagaggggaggggagcctATGGAAGGGATATAGTGTAAAAATCGTGAGCTAAGTGCACTCCTGGGCTATggttccacacacacacacacacatacacacacacactcatcccaTTTTCTGTACCTGGGAACCCGAATTTCTTGTACTCTCTTCCCAAAATCCCCCAGTTGGGAGACCTTCAGGTAAAGTTCAGTGCAGAAGAGCAGCTTACCAGGCTCTGCCACTAACCAGGAGCCTCCTTAGTTGTTGCTTAACTTTGAACCTCACTTTTTCCATAAGTATAGGAAATGAGCTCAGGTTCCAGAACCCTGTGAGATCCTAAGTGCCACCTCCCACCTACCCCAAGTCCCATTTCCCCTAGTTCCTCCCTGGTCTCAGCTTCCCTTCACTgtgcagcccccacccctgccccaaatGCCAAACTCCTTCCAGAGTAAGCCTGGGCTGGGCACCAGACAGGAGAATAAAACAGTGGCAGTGAGCAGAAGGGCTTTGTTTGGGCAGTTAATTCGAGAGTCTAAGGAGCCCCTGATGCTGGGACTCCCCCAAGGGGCAGCACTGCTTTCCCATTTTCTATCTGATCCAGCCCCCCAAAAGCAACTGGACTCCACCATACCCTACCCACCTCCTCAGGGCTAACCTCATCCACACAGCCCTTGATCCTACACTCCCATGTCCCTCCTGAGAGTCAGTTGGGTAGGGGTCCTGTGACTGGGGAGTGTTGAGAGAAGGGAAACACCCCTGTTCGTGGGTTGGAAATGGGACCaggaagcaggggagagagagccaGCTCAAGGAGAGATAGCACAGCCCCTAGCAGGGATCCCAGCATGGTTCCTTTTCTGGTTCTCTTGGAAGCCATGGATTAACAGCCTCGACAGCAGGGAAGGGAAGTCctgggctcgggctcgggctcggctcGGAATCCCCCCTCACTCTGCCCTCATGCTTCTGACCTCTCTGAAGCCCACTTTCCCCTGTGATGTGGCACCCAcctggaggcagagacagaggacagAGAGCAGATGTGGTGGCAGAGAACCAGAGGCACCCTGAAGTGTTTGTGTGGCCACAATAAAactgagaataataataaaaaaaaaaactgagaatatttcacataaaaattaaagagctTGGGCTTCCCTTGAAAAAATCAAAAGTTCTGGTAATGCTAAGCTGCCCACCGTAGAGGAGGATGCTCTTCAGCTTACCACAGCCTCTGCCCTGCCAGAGTCACTTGTTTCCCCACCTGTCCGGACCCTGTGTTCCTAGAAAAACCCTGCAGATACCCCCATCTCAGCACTAGCCCAGGAGTCACAAATGCTGAGTtctaagctcagttcacgatAGTTTTGCAGACTTGAGtagccactctgggcctcagtcttcttttctttaataagaataatacctacttcataggcTGGGGATTAAACGAAACAGTTTGGAAGACAATGCACATCATAGTGGCAGTTGCCAGGGTCATGGAGCAATTGTGCCTACTGCAAGGTGCCACTGCAACCTTGTCTCTTTTGAACCTCACAACGCCTCAGTGAGCATCATTACCATCATCCCATTTCCTGATGAGAGTGGAGGCTTGACAGGGGGAGGTGGCTCATCAGTGGGATAAGCCTGTACTCGAGTGGCTTTTTTGGACTCTGATTCCCTTATCAGCCTCCCTCAACCCCACCCCTGCTTCCCTCTTCAGTGACCAAGATCTGCACCCAGTGTGAGATGGAGCATAGTGCCGATGGCCTCATGGAGCAGATGTGTTCCAGTGACTTCggtgagtgtggagcccacgTGGCCGCTCCCCCAATTCCTCTCCtccttgacacacacacacacacacacacacacgaacacacgTGTCCACAACTATCTTAGTGAATACTAAGACTGTTTGCACCACGGGTCTGATTATGACCCTGAACCCTCTCCCCAAAGAAATGCACCTC
Proteins encoded in this window:
- the SFRP5 gene encoding secreted frizzled-related protein 5; protein product: MRGPAGGARAAALALLLGALHGAPAGAEEYDYYGWQAEPLHGRSYSKPPQCLDIPADLPLCHTVGYKRMRLPNLLEHESLAEVKQQASSWLPLLAKRCHSDTQVFLCSLFAPVCLDRPIYPCRSLCEAVRAGCAPLMEAYGFPWPEMLHCHKFPLDNDLCIAMQFGHLPATAPPVTKICTQCEMEHSADGLMEQMCSSDFVVKMRIKEIKIENGDRKLIGAQKKKKLLKPGPLKRKDTKRLVLHMKNGASCPCPQLDSLAGSFLVMGRKVDGQLLLMAVYRWDKKNKEMKFAVKFMFSYPCSLYYPFFYGAAEPH